One Tachysurus vachellii isolate PV-2020 chromosome 5, HZAU_Pvac_v1, whole genome shotgun sequence genomic window, GAAAAAGACATGAAAATATTCCACAGCTAtgacaagataaaaaaaacagcagatagaaaatatttcatattacaTTCAAAAAATATTATCCATCCTGTGGCACAGTTTTGTTTTcacagttttaatgttttatggttttaaccTCTTTAGAACATGTGGGTAGTATTTGAGATATATCCTCATGGCGATGTGGTACGCATCCCCACTCGGTTTGGACGGGTATCTTTTCTGGTTGTAGACGAAGCCTCTCTcgatttggaacacagccttGTTGAAAGCATCCTGCTTGAAAGGTTGGCCGCTGTCGACACACTTCACGAGAGTGCTGACAAACAACCTCCAGCGCTGCGTGTAATAATCCTCcattagccccgcccactctttgCTAGCATAGTCCAGAATGTTGCCATCAGGTCCCCATAGTGTGATCTGGTTCCTGGCATTCAGCTCGTACAGCTCCGCCTCTTGTTCATCCGTTCCCAGCGACCGTGCTTGATCAAGCCACGCCCCTAACAGGAAATGTACATCACTGGAAAGCAGGTTGTCCAGTTCGGGTAAGAGGTCGTAAGTGAGCACACCTCCAGCTGTCAAGAGTTCTGGAAGCTTCTGGGCCTAATTGTAGGTGGTTAAATAAGTTGTTAAATTGTTTTGCTAATAACGtatgaaaataattaacatcAATTTTTACATCACTACCATTGAGCatatcaattcatttaaatctcaaaaaatgaaaataattaaaaaaaaaaaaaaggaatttgtcTTACCTTGAATGCATCTCGTATTTCTTCGTAGAACTGTGTTGTCAAGAGCTGAACAGCCTGACGAGTTACATCCACCAAATCATAACGGAATGTATCAACAGAGATCAGCGAAGGTGCTGCTAACAACATCAGCTTCCACGCCTCATAGAGGTCTCCTGGGGTGTACCAAATTTCAGTCTGCATCTTCAGAGAGGGTCGGTGCACCATAGGACTCCGGTTGTGGTTCTTGTACCCAGGAATGGTACAATTGTACACACTCCTAAATAGCAGACGCCAGGCAATTGCCAGGCTCTCGTTAGTGGAACCATAACGGCGCAAGGCATACAGCGTTGCCCATTTGGTCAAATTGACTGCTTCGTTGTGCCATGCCAGCTCTGCCATCAGCTCGTAGATGACTGGATTTTGCTCGATGCCCTCAGGTGCAATGCCCAAGCCCACCAGAGTGGAACCAGGGAACTTGGCGGCTTCGAAAGGACCAGCGTTAATGTGCTCCACTGCACCAAACAGGCCACTGTTGCCTCCAAAGTTATGAAGCATGCACCAGATAAAAGGCTGACCATAGAAGGAATTGGTGAAGTTAAAAACAGGCATGGACTCTGCAAAGAGGTCCAGGACAATCATACGTCCCTGAGGTACACCGTGGAGAAGAGCCTGGATCTGTGGTGGTTTCCAGAATTCTGGACTGCTGATGAATAACCAGCCCTGCATCAGCCAAATGGCCTGAGGGTCCACtatgaaaaagacaaaaagtcaATATGAGTGGAATGCCAAGAAAGAAGTTCCTTCCAACTTTTAGCAGGTAATTAAGATTTAATTGACTATTTGGTTGGAAAGAAACAAGGACGCCTGGGGACACCTGAGGTCATAGTGCTGAATACTGCACTACTAATTGAGGTCAGATATGCTGGGTCAGAGGAGGCAGGCGTCATCTCGTTAAACGTGTCTGTGTTGTAGATGTGGTCTGTCCCGAACTCTTTAACCACCAGCGACAGGAACAAAGAGCCGATGCTCAGGAACAGTGGGTCACGTGGGTCTAGTACATATGCGCAGGAATACGTGCAGTTAAAATGGCTCCACGGGCCCAGCTTGGTCACGTTGGCTTCAGGAAACAAGCTAAGGAAGAAACAGAAAATCTGTATAAAAGTTTGCCTCCCTTTGGTTTTGGTTTAAAGGGAAATGTAACTGATGGAAATGTAACTCTCTCTCGTTTGCTTGTTTTCTAGATTCCTGATAATACATCAAGACCTTGGACAATATCTTCATCAGACTAAGATGTTACGCTAGGATTCTTGGTTACTAATGTGTCATAAGTGATCTAATTCAAGCATCCGTGAGCCAAGTTCAGAAGAATGGCTTAGTCTGTAATACATTATCCGAGTTTGAACTCGAACTTTGAACTTGCTGCTTGAGAAATATATAATCACTCTGAATACATAATTTTGTAATAACAACAAACCTGGAGTGTTTTATGCCTCTTCGAATTACCACAGCAATTTTAGCAGCAGGTTTGCCTACACCTGCAAATCTTCCAACCAATCTGAATTGAGGATTTAACCACCCCTTTGCTACCCTGTTAACAATAAGTTGCCATCTTGTGCAGATTAATCGGTTATGTATTTACCGTGTGATTCCCCGAGGCACGATTCCGGAGAAGGCTGGCAGAACAGGAATCATTCCCAGCGACCTCATCCGCTCCAAGATTTGAACCTGCAGGGAAGAAAGTcattaatgttcacattttGAGTTACTTTTTAGCTTTTAAAtctctagtggttaaggtgttgggctaccaatcggaaggttgtgagttcgattcctacgtccaccaagctgccactgctgggcccctgagcagggcccttaaccctcaattgctcagttgtataaaaatgagataaaatgtaagtcactctgtataagggtgtctgctaaatgttgtaaatgtagttACAAATGCATTTAATCAGAATAAGTTCAAACACAGGGGGGCACAatggctaagtggttagcacgttcgccgcacacctccagggtcggggttcgattcccgcctccaccttgtgtatgttctccccgtgcctcgggggtttcctccgggtactccggtttcctccccctttccaaagacatgcatggtaggttgattggcatctctggaaaattgtccctagtgtgtgattgcgtgagtgaatgagagtgtgtgtgtgtgccctgtgatgggttggcactccgtccagggtgtatcctgccttgatgcccgatgacgcctgagataggcacaggctccccgtgacccgaggtagttcggataagtggcagaagatgaatgaatgaatgaagttcaaacacacacacacctgtag contains:
- the naglu gene encoding alpha-N-acetylglucosaminidase, which codes for MTPTRHVLFQPILFLLFFGFILGFVSGDRRFQTLDHLQAKASDGTQTGAVLELLRRLLGETSRDFIVSVNSSVSPPGLDVCELRSTKNGTVVVGSSGVAAAAGVYYYLKYYCNCHVSWSGDQLRVPRPLPHITGVLRISTQHRFRYYQNVCTQSYSTVWWDWPRWQREIDWMALNGINLPLAFTGQEALWQEVYTSLGLKQKEIDDFFTGPGFLAWNRMGNLFEWGGPLPQSWHTKQRSLQVQILERMRSLGMIPVLPAFSGIVPRGITRLFPEANVTKLGPWSHFNCTYSCAYVLDPRDPLFLSIGSLFLSLVVKEFGTDHIYNTDTFNEMTPASSDPAYLTSISSAVFSTMTSVDPQAIWLMQGWLFISSPEFWKPPQIQALLHGVPQGRMIVLDLFAESMPVFNFTNSFYGQPFIWCMLHNFGGNSGLFGAVEHINAGPFEAAKFPGSTLVGLGIAPEGIEQNPVIYELMAELAWHNEAVNLTKWATLYALRRYGSTNESLAIAWRLLFRSVYNCTIPGYKNHNRSPMVHRPSLKMQTEIWYTPGDLYEAWKLMLLAAPSLISVDTFRYDLVDVTRQAVQLLTTQFYEEIRDAFKAQKLPELLTAGGVLTYDLLPELDNLLSSDVHFLLGAWLDQARSLGTDEQEAELYELNARNQITLWGPDGNILDYASKEWAGLMEDYYTQRWRLFVSTLVKCVDSGQPFKQDAFNKAVFQIERGFVYNQKRYPSKPSGDAYHIAMRIYLKYYPHVLKRLKP